From the Candidatus Brocadiia bacterium genome, one window contains:
- a CDS encoding glycosyltransferase family 9 protein, producing the protein MTEIKKILIIRLSAVGDVINTLPALRLLRKHYPNAHIGWAVEERAREILAGDLDINELIVFRRTRHALSPGNIFSAVPAFIKALRHTDYDLALDFQGNLKSGLVSYLSRAKQRIGFAPPASKEYNYLFNNQTVPLPEQRINRIQKNLYLLRAIGIYETGLPKEPIINIENLIRVNSCPFVVPDRVVVLHPGTSAFGAYKRWSSDRYAQLADRLINELKCQVLLSWGPGEKELVDGIAAMAKNKPIILDYSLTLKQLAMLLSKATLFIGSDSAPLHLANILRRPLIGLYGPKDPVVYGPWPARADAIIVRKELDCSPCTKRSCDAPKCMDAIIVDDVFATANEILS; encoded by the coding sequence ATGACCGAAATCAAGAAAATATTGATAATAAGATTAAGCGCCGTCGGCGACGTGATAAACACTTTGCCGGCCCTGCGCCTGTTAAGGAAACATTATCCCAATGCCCATATCGGCTGGGCCGTGGAAGAACGTGCCCGTGAAATCCTGGCCGGCGACCTGGACATCAACGAACTCATCGTATTCCGCCGAACCAGGCACGCGCTGTCTCCGGGCAATATCTTCAGCGCCGTGCCGGCCTTCATCAAGGCCTTGCGCCACACCGATTACGACCTGGCGCTGGATTTCCAGGGCAACCTCAAGAGCGGGCTGGTGTCATATCTCAGCCGGGCCAAACAGCGCATCGGTTTCGCCCCGCCGGCCTCGAAAGAATATAATTACCTGTTCAATAACCAAACCGTGCCATTGCCCGAACAAAGAATCAACCGCATCCAGAAGAACCTGTATTTGTTACGGGCGATAGGCATCTACGAGACCGGCCTGCCCAAGGAGCCAATTATAAATATAGAAAATTTAATTCGTGTTAATTCGTGTCCATTCGTGGTTCCCGATAGGGTGGTCGTTCTTCACCCGGGCACCAGCGCCTTCGGAGCTTATAAGCGCTGGTCGTCGGACAGGTATGCCCAGCTGGCTGACCGGCTCATCAACGAGCTCAAGTGCCAGGTTTTGTTGTCCTGGGGACCGGGCGAAAAAGAATTAGTTGACGGCATAGCCGCTATGGCCAAAAACAAACCGATTATCCTGGACTATTCCCTGACTCTTAAGCAGTTGGCGATGTTGTTGTCAAAGGCGACGCTGTTTATCGGGAGCGACTCGGCTCCGCTGCATTTAGCAAATATACTCAGGCGTCCGCTCATCGGCTTATACGGCCCCAAAGACCCGGTGGTCTACGGCCCCTGGCCGGCCCGAGCCGACGCTATTATCGTCCGCAAAGAGCTGGACTGCTCGCCCTGCACCAAGCGCTCCTGCGACGCTCCCAAGTGCATGGATGCTATTATCGTGGATGACGTATTTGCCACGGCCAATGAGATTTTGTCTTGA